One window from the genome of Leuconostoc suionicum encodes:
- the phnE gene encoding phosphonate ABC transporter, permease protein PhnE: MWWYDKLFKAKKYTLANGKTVSQKFTRTPLILLIVLIILIISVVVTGFSLPTLFANFQQFWVVFGDLFPPKWSYFPSVWQPLIDTIKMSLFGSFFGAVVALPLAILAANNVTNNRLINLIVRFVLTVLRTLPTLIVALIATYIFGLGTFAGTVAIFMFSLSFVGKQLFEYIETVDMGAYEALIATGANAPRAFVTAIMPQILSTYLSTSLFAFEGNVRYAAILGYVGAGGIGMILNQKIGWREFQSAGMILVALFVAVVLIETLSQQLRKFLS; encoded by the coding sequence ATGTGGTGGTATGATAAATTATTTAAAGCTAAGAAATACACGTTAGCCAACGGTAAAACAGTCAGCCAGAAGTTTACGAGAACCCCACTCATTTTGCTGATTGTATTAATTATTTTAATTATTTCAGTTGTTGTGACTGGTTTTAGTTTACCAACCTTATTTGCTAATTTTCAGCAGTTTTGGGTTGTCTTTGGCGATTTATTTCCACCAAAGTGGTCTTATTTTCCATCAGTTTGGCAACCTTTAATTGATACGATTAAAATGTCACTCTTTGGATCTTTCTTTGGTGCAGTAGTGGCTCTACCATTGGCGATACTGGCTGCTAACAATGTTACTAATAATCGGTTGATCAACCTAATTGTGCGGTTTGTATTGACGGTGTTACGGACATTACCAACATTAATTGTTGCCCTGATTGCGACTTATATTTTTGGATTAGGCACATTTGCAGGTACAGTAGCTATCTTTATGTTTAGTTTATCATTCGTTGGTAAACAACTGTTTGAGTATATTGAAACAGTGGATATGGGTGCGTATGAAGCCTTGATTGCCACAGGTGCAAATGCACCGCGAGCTTTTGTTACCGCTATTATGCCACAAATTTTGTCGACTTATTTGTCGACATCGTTATTTGCTTTTGAAGGTAACGTTCGTTATGCGGCTATTTTAGGTTACGTTGGCGCTGGCGGTATTGGTATGATTTTGAACCAAAAAATTGGTTGGCGTGAATTTCAAAGTGCCGGTATGATATTGGTAGCATTATTTGTTGCGGTGGTGCTGATTGAAACATTGAGTCAACAACTACGAAAATTCTTGAGTTGA
- the atpD gene encoding F0F1 ATP synthase subunit beta, whose protein sequence is MSTGKVVQVIGPVVDIAFEAGQQVPDINNALVIDKGDGQSLTVEVSLALGDGVVRTIAMDSTDGLQRGMGVVDTGNPIEVPVGEATLGRVFNVLGEPVDNNGAIDSDVRRSSIHREAPKYDELTSSTEILETGIKVIDLLAPYVRGGKIGLFGGAGVGKTVLIQELIHNIAQGHNGISVFTGVGERTREGNDMYHEMEESGVLKQTAMVYGQMNEPPGARMRVALTGLTMAENFRDNEGKDVLLFIDNIFRFTQAGSEVSALLGRIPSAVGYQPTLATEMGQLQERITSTKKGSVTSIQAVYVPADDYTDPAPATTFAHLDATTNLERALTQQGIYPAVDPLASTSSALDPQIVGQEHYEVATEVQRTLQRYRELQDIISILGMDELSDEEKTTVNRARRIQFFLSQPFSVAETFTGINGEYVPVAETVRSFKEILDGKYDDLPEDAFRNVGAIEQVVEKAKTMAQ, encoded by the coding sequence ATGAGTACTGGAAAAGTCGTACAAGTGATTGGTCCGGTCGTCGATATTGCGTTTGAAGCAGGGCAACAAGTTCCTGATATCAACAACGCCCTTGTAATTGATAAGGGTGATGGGCAATCATTGACAGTTGAAGTATCTTTGGCTTTGGGTGACGGAGTTGTCCGTACGATTGCCATGGACTCAACAGACGGGCTCCAACGAGGCATGGGAGTAGTGGACACTGGTAATCCTATTGAGGTTCCAGTTGGTGAAGCTACACTTGGTCGTGTCTTCAACGTATTGGGTGAACCTGTAGATAATAACGGTGCAATTGATTCTGATGTTCGTCGTAGTTCAATTCATCGTGAAGCACCTAAATATGATGAGTTAACAAGCTCAACAGAAATATTGGAAACAGGTATCAAAGTTATTGACCTGCTTGCCCCATATGTTCGTGGTGGAAAAATTGGTTTGTTTGGTGGTGCCGGTGTTGGTAAGACAGTTCTGATTCAAGAATTAATTCACAACATTGCGCAAGGCCACAATGGTATTTCGGTCTTTACTGGTGTCGGAGAACGTACCCGTGAAGGTAATGATATGTACCATGAAATGGAAGAATCAGGCGTATTGAAGCAAACCGCCATGGTTTATGGTCAAATGAACGAACCACCAGGTGCACGTATGCGTGTTGCCTTGACAGGTTTGACAATGGCTGAAAACTTCCGTGATAATGAAGGTAAGGATGTGTTGTTGTTTATCGATAACATTTTCCGTTTCACTCAGGCTGGTTCAGAAGTGTCAGCTTTGTTGGGACGTATTCCATCAGCCGTTGGTTATCAGCCAACATTGGCAACAGAAATGGGTCAATTGCAGGAACGAATTACTTCAACAAAGAAGGGTTCAGTTACTTCAATTCAAGCTGTTTATGTGCCTGCCGATGATTATACTGATCCAGCGCCTGCTACAACATTCGCGCATTTGGATGCAACAACTAACTTGGAACGTGCATTGACACAGCAAGGTATTTATCCAGCTGTTGATCCTCTAGCATCAACCTCATCTGCTTTGGATCCACAAATCGTTGGTCAAGAGCATTATGAAGTTGCAACTGAAGTACAACGTACTTTGCAACGTTATCGCGAATTGCAAGATATTATTTCGATTTTGGGTATGGATGAATTGTCAGATGAAGAGAAAACGACTGTTAACCGTGCACGTCGTATTCAATTCTTCTTGTCACAACCATTCTCAGTTGCCGAAACGTTTACCGGTATCAATGGTGAATATGTGCCAGTTGCCGAAACTGTGCGTTCATTCAAGGAAATTTTGGATGGTAAGTATGATGATTTGCCAGAAGATGCATTCCGAAACGTTGGTGCTATTGAGCAGGTTGTTGAAAAAGCCAAGACAATGGCCCAATAA
- the atpE gene encoding F0F1 ATP synthase subunit C, whose product MDLHNLGVIAAGLAAAGAAVGGGIGNGVLISQFLAGMSRQPELEGRLLSRMFLGVALVEVMPILSIVFAFMLMGK is encoded by the coding sequence ATGGATTTGCACAATCTTGGTGTAATCGCAGCAGGTCTTGCAGCTGCTGGAGCCGCCGTTGGTGGTGGTATTGGTAACGGTGTTTTGATTTCACAGTTCTTGGCAGGTATGAGCCGTCAACCAGAACTTGAAGGCCGTTTGTTGTCACGTATGTTTTTGGGTGTTGCGTTGGTCGAAGTTATGCCAATTTTGTCAATTGTCTTCGCCTTCATGTTGATGGGCAAGTAA
- the atpA gene encoding F0F1 ATP synthase subunit alpha, with protein sequence MAIQAEEISALIKQQLEKFDTTLTVEEVGTVTYVGDGVARATGLANALAGELVEFANGTYGMAQNLESSEVGIIILGGFDNIREGDTVKRTGRIMEVPVGEQLIGRVVNALGQPIDGLGEIKTDKTRPVEVKAPGVMERKSVFEPLQTGIKAIDALVPIGRGQRELIIGDRKTGKTSLAIDTILNQKDQDMIVIYVAIGQKNSTVRAQVETLRQMGAMDYTIVVNAGPSEPAPMLYLAPYVGAAMGEEFMYNGKHVLIVYDDLSKQATAYRELSLILRRPPGREAYPGDVFYLHSRLLERAAKLSDELGGGSMTALPFIETQAGDVSAYIPTNVISITDGQVFLDADQFYAGVRPAIDAGTSVSRVGGDAQIKAMKKVAGTLRLDLASFRELESFAQFGSDLDSATQAKLARGRRTVEILKQPLHKPMPVQHQVVVLYALTHGFLDDVAVSDIERFQDELIAYVDANASNLFKTIVETKNLPEEADLNAAIEAFKAGFAGSESAE encoded by the coding sequence ATGGCTATTCAAGCTGAAGAAATTTCTGCTTTAATTAAGCAACAGCTCGAAAAGTTCGACACAACGCTAACTGTAGAAGAAGTGGGAACTGTTACCTATGTCGGTGATGGTGTGGCCCGTGCAACTGGCTTGGCTAATGCCTTGGCTGGTGAACTTGTCGAATTTGCTAATGGCACTTACGGCATGGCCCAAAACCTCGAATCAAGCGAAGTCGGAATCATCATTCTTGGTGGTTTTGATAACATTCGTGAAGGTGACACAGTAAAGCGTACTGGCCGTATCATGGAAGTGCCAGTTGGCGAACAATTAATTGGACGTGTAGTTAACGCCTTGGGTCAACCAATCGATGGATTGGGTGAAATTAAGACAGATAAAACACGCCCTGTAGAAGTAAAAGCACCTGGTGTTATGGAACGTAAGTCGGTTTTCGAGCCATTACAAACAGGTATTAAAGCGATTGATGCCCTCGTTCCCATTGGACGTGGACAACGTGAATTAATTATCGGTGACCGTAAGACTGGTAAAACGTCTTTGGCCATTGATACAATTTTGAACCAAAAAGATCAAGACATGATTGTTATCTATGTTGCCATTGGTCAAAAGAATTCAACTGTGCGTGCACAAGTTGAAACTTTGCGTCAAATGGGTGCAATGGACTATACAATCGTTGTTAATGCTGGTCCTTCAGAACCAGCGCCAATGCTGTACTTGGCTCCTTATGTTGGTGCAGCCATGGGTGAAGAATTCATGTACAATGGTAAGCATGTTTTGATCGTGTATGATGATTTATCAAAGCAAGCCACGGCTTACCGTGAGCTGTCATTGATTCTTCGTCGTCCACCAGGACGTGAAGCTTATCCTGGTGACGTCTTCTACTTGCACTCACGTTTACTAGAACGTGCGGCTAAGTTGAGCGATGAATTAGGTGGCGGTTCAATGACTGCATTGCCATTCATTGAAACACAAGCAGGTGACGTTTCTGCTTATATTCCTACCAACGTAATTTCCATTACTGATGGTCAGGTGTTCTTAGATGCCGATCAATTCTATGCTGGTGTTCGCCCTGCTATCGATGCTGGAACTTCTGTTTCACGTGTTGGTGGAGATGCACAGATTAAAGCTATGAAGAAGGTTGCTGGTACGTTACGTTTGGACTTAGCATCTTTCCGTGAGTTAGAAAGTTTCGCTCAATTTGGTTCAGACTTGGATTCGGCAACACAAGCAAAGCTTGCTCGTGGTCGTCGTACAGTTGAAATTCTGAAGCAACCATTGCATAAGCCAATGCCAGTTCAACATCAAGTTGTTGTATTGTACGCATTGACGCATGGTTTCCTAGATGACGTAGCTGTTTCAGACATTGAACGTTTCCAGGATGAATTGATTGCTTACGTTGACGCAAATGCTTCTAATTTATTCAAGACAATTGTTGAAACAAAGAACTTACCTGAAGAGGCTGATTTGAATGCAGCAATCGAAGCCTTTAAGGCTGGATTTGCTGGATCTGAATCAGCGGAATAA
- the atpF gene encoding F0F1 ATP synthase subunit B, translating into MLGTTTLAALPLGNMLFIIIAFLLLMLILKKVAYGPLTKVLDERADKISSDIDGAEVARQEAEKLASQRQAELAETRQNATKVVNDAKASAQKQSDLIVSAANDRAASVSQQAQTDAQKLKEDAISGAKNDVAALSVAIASKLMQKELSLNDQQALIDAYISDLETK; encoded by the coding sequence ATGTTGGGAACAACAACATTAGCAGCACTTCCACTTGGAAATATGCTGTTTATTATCATTGCCTTCCTCTTGTTGATGCTCATTTTGAAGAAGGTGGCCTACGGACCATTGACAAAAGTTCTTGATGAACGTGCTGATAAAATTTCTTCTGATATTGATGGTGCTGAAGTAGCTCGTCAAGAGGCAGAAAAATTGGCGTCACAGCGTCAAGCAGAATTGGCAGAAACACGTCAGAATGCCACAAAAGTGGTTAATGACGCTAAAGCTAGTGCTCAGAAGCAAAGTGACTTGATTGTCTCTGCAGCTAACGATCGCGCAGCTTCTGTCAGCCAACAAGCTCAGACGGATGCACAAAAGCTTAAGGAAGACGCAATTTCTGGTGCAAAAAACGATGTTGCAGCCCTTTCAGTGGCAATTGCTTCAAAGTTAATGCAAAAAGAACTATCGTTAAATGATCAACAAGCATTAATTGATGCTTACATTTCAGATTTAGAAACTAAATAA
- a CDS encoding F0F1 ATP synthase subunit epsilon — MADETTATHGITVQIVTPAGEVYNESGIDIAVVNTQGGQVGIMAKHVPMLAALTIDELIVKRGNDQESLAVNGGIAEFSNDTLTVVADSAETSDVIDVSRAESAKERAEARLAHAQDDNNDAELRRARIALMRAVNRIHVAALKSGR; from the coding sequence ATGGCAGACGAAACAACTGCAACACACGGAATTACTGTTCAAATCGTGACGCCCGCTGGTGAAGTCTATAACGAAAGCGGTATTGATATTGCCGTTGTAAACACTCAGGGTGGTCAAGTTGGTATCATGGCTAAGCATGTGCCTATGTTGGCAGCATTGACAATTGATGAATTAATCGTTAAGCGCGGTAATGATCAGGAATCTTTGGCCGTTAACGGTGGCATTGCTGAGTTTTCAAATGATACATTGACGGTCGTAGCTGATAGTGCTGAAACTTCAGATGTGATTGATGTGTCTCGTGCTGAAAGTGCTAAAGAGCGTGCGGAAGCACGCTTGGCACACGCACAAGACGATAATAATGATGCTGAATTACGTCGCGCACGAATCGCTTTGATGCGTGCCGTGAACCGTATTCACGTTGCTGCCTTGAAATCAGGCCGTTAA
- the atpH gene encoding ATP synthase F1 subunit delta, with amino-acid sequence MAKNIKDIADQYAKAIFELAGEQDNVNEVLEDLRAIKTVLNENKSFVTVASSADVAVSSRDDLLKTLTNDSTDSVKNLVKLLQANNRLDVLLLVVDEFINHYNEANGIVDVKATTAVSLDDGRLNKLASVFASKTGAKQVNIENVVDESILGGVILQSQSTLIDGSLQTKIAKMKAQLLG; translated from the coding sequence ATGGCAAAAAATATTAAAGATATTGCTGACCAATACGCCAAAGCAATTTTTGAACTTGCTGGCGAACAGGATAACGTTAACGAAGTTTTAGAGGATTTACGGGCGATTAAAACAGTACTTAATGAAAATAAAAGTTTTGTTACTGTTGCATCATCAGCAGATGTTGCAGTTTCGTCACGTGATGACTTGTTGAAAACTTTAACAAATGACAGCACGGATTCTGTTAAGAATCTTGTCAAGTTATTACAAGCCAATAATCGTTTAGATGTTTTGTTACTTGTGGTTGATGAGTTCATCAACCATTATAATGAAGCTAACGGTATTGTAGATGTAAAAGCAACTACAGCTGTTTCACTCGATGATGGACGTTTAAATAAATTGGCTTCTGTTTTCGCATCAAAGACAGGTGCAAAACAAGTTAATATTGAGAACGTTGTTGATGAAAGCATCCTTGGTGGTGTTATCTTGCAATCACAATCAACTTTGATTGATGGTAGCTTGCAAACAAAAATTGCCAAAATGAAGGCACAATTATTAGGTTAG
- a CDS encoding F0F1 ATP synthase subunit gamma: MASLQDIQRRISSTKKTRQITSAMQMVSTAKLSQIQKYSAGYGDYAARLEAVVEHLVSAHLFDNADADHIPLIAQRPIKKTGILVVTSDRGLVGSYNANVIKQTNVLMEKLNLDTSNTTILAVGGNGADFYKKRGFEVILEHRGVSDVPTFNEIRSVVKTVTSLYENEVFDALHVVYNHFVNRLTSEYRDVQLLPLTGDTLNAMGGTEEQKAELDVQATYEIEPDTTAVLNVILPQFAQSLVYEAVLDAKTAEHAASSTAMKGATDNAKDLIGRLELQFNRARQAAITTEITEITGGMAALE; encoded by the coding sequence ATGGCTTCTTTGCAAGATATTCAGCGTCGTATTTCATCCACTAAAAAGACACGTCAAATTACGAGTGCCATGCAAATGGTTTCAACGGCAAAGTTAAGCCAAATTCAGAAGTATAGTGCAGGGTATGGTGATTATGCGGCACGTTTAGAGGCTGTTGTTGAACATTTAGTTTCAGCACATCTCTTTGATAACGCAGATGCTGATCATATTCCATTGATTGCACAACGGCCAATCAAAAAAACAGGTATCTTGGTGGTAACATCGGATCGTGGTTTGGTTGGTTCGTACAATGCAAATGTCATCAAGCAAACTAATGTTTTGATGGAAAAGTTGAATTTGGATACAAGTAACACAACAATTTTAGCTGTTGGTGGTAATGGTGCAGATTTTTATAAGAAGCGTGGTTTTGAAGTTATTTTAGAACACCGCGGTGTCTCAGATGTTCCAACGTTCAATGAAATTCGTTCAGTAGTTAAAACGGTAACAAGTCTTTATGAAAATGAAGTATTCGACGCACTTCATGTTGTTTATAACCATTTCGTGAATCGCTTGACTAGTGAGTACAGAGATGTACAGTTGCTACCTTTAACTGGTGACACATTGAATGCAATGGGCGGAACGGAAGAACAAAAAGCTGAATTAGATGTTCAAGCTACTTATGAAATTGAACCAGATACAACAGCAGTATTAAATGTTATTTTGCCACAATTTGCGCAAAGTTTAGTGTATGAAGCAGTGCTTGATGCAAAAACAGCGGAACACGCCGCTTCATCTACAGCGATGAAGGGTGCGACTGATAATGCCAAAGATCTCATTGGTCGTTTGGAATTACAGTTTAACCGTGCACGTCAAGCAGCAATTACGACTGAAATTACTGAAATTACTGGTGGTATGGCAGCTTTGGAATAA
- the phnC gene encoding phosphonate ABC transporter ATP-binding protein produces the protein MIKFEHVSKTYPNGVKGLQDINLEIEDGEFVGIIGMSGAGKSTFIRTINRLNNITEGKLTVDGVEISNLKGKALRRFRRKIGMIFQSYNLVPRITVIRNVMSSLVPDMSLWRVILGLFSKDDKIRALKALDRVSMLDKAFVRTDQLSGGQQQRVSLARTLAQNPSVLLADEPVAALDPVTAHEVMDDFKRINDELGQTVLINIHHVDLALDYAKRIIGIRAGRVVYDGPVSGVTQEILDNIYSKNEAE, from the coding sequence ATGATTAAATTTGAGCATGTTTCAAAAACCTACCCCAACGGTGTGAAGGGCTTGCAAGATATCAATTTAGAAATTGAAGATGGTGAATTTGTGGGCATTATCGGCATGTCTGGCGCTGGAAAGTCTACATTTATTCGAACCATTAATCGATTGAATAATATCACAGAGGGTAAATTGACGGTTGATGGCGTTGAAATTTCTAACTTAAAAGGCAAAGCATTACGCCGTTTTCGTCGAAAGATTGGTATGATTTTTCAGTCATATAATTTGGTGCCACGTATCACGGTTATTCGCAACGTCATGAGTTCGTTGGTGCCTGATATGTCGTTGTGGCGGGTCATTTTAGGGCTATTTTCCAAGGATGATAAAATACGTGCACTAAAGGCCTTAGATCGTGTTTCAATGTTAGATAAGGCTTTTGTTAGAACCGATCAATTGTCTGGGGGACAACAGCAGCGCGTCTCATTAGCGAGAACTCTGGCACAAAATCCATCAGTGCTCTTGGCTGATGAACCAGTGGCGGCACTTGATCCTGTAACGGCACATGAAGTGATGGACGATTTTAAGCGCATTAATGACGAACTTGGTCAAACAGTTCTGATCAACATTCACCATGTGGACTTGGCACTTGACTATGCCAAACGCATTATTGGTATTCGCGCTGGTCGTGTGGTATACGATGGACCAGTTTCTGGTGTGACACAAGAAATTTTAGATAATATCTATTCAAAAAATGAGGCCGAATAA
- the phnE gene encoding phosphonate ABC transporter, permease protein PhnE: protein MNKKLEAVLLTQPKRAKYYITAAIIVLIALVWSSSALNQMTLTDKGWRIGWNILEGIVTPDKNLLFGGGDSGVAYLILQTIAIAFLGTLVGAIIAVPLSFISATNIVPKLVVVVTRFVIMAIRTVPSLVYGLMFIRVTGPGPFAGVMTLAVVSIGMISKLFIETIEDLDSGILESLDAAGSTFFQKIRYGVLPQLSSDFISILAYRFDMNLREATILGLVGAGGIGAPMIFAMSGYEWHKVGAILIGLFVLIFVIEYLSDKLRQHLLHG from the coding sequence ATGAATAAAAAATTAGAAGCTGTTCTGCTGACACAACCTAAACGTGCTAAATATTATATCACTGCTGCTATCATTGTATTGATCGCCTTGGTTTGGTCATCATCTGCTTTAAATCAAATGACTTTAACTGACAAAGGTTGGCGAATCGGTTGGAATATCCTAGAAGGAATTGTGACACCAGACAAAAACCTATTATTTGGTGGTGGTGATAGTGGAGTTGCCTATTTGATTTTGCAAACAATCGCAATTGCCTTTCTTGGTACACTAGTTGGTGCAATTATTGCGGTGCCGCTGTCATTTATTTCAGCCACCAACATAGTGCCGAAGCTAGTTGTTGTAGTAACACGGTTTGTGATTATGGCGATTCGTACAGTACCATCATTAGTATATGGTTTGATGTTTATTCGCGTGACTGGACCGGGACCGTTTGCCGGTGTGATGACACTGGCAGTTGTCTCTATTGGTATGATTTCAAAACTGTTTATTGAGACAATTGAAGACTTAGATTCGGGCATCTTGGAATCTTTAGATGCAGCAGGTAGTACATTTTTCCAAAAAATCCGTTATGGTGTTTTACCACAACTCAGTTCCGATTTTATCTCAATTCTTGCGTATCGATTTGATATGAATCTGCGTGAAGCCACTATTTTGGGATTAGTTGGCGCTGGTGGCATTGGTGCGCCGATGATTTTTGCGATGAGTGGGTATGAGTGGCACAAAGTTGGCGCCATTCTAATTGGTCTGTTTGTATTAATTTTTGTCATTGAGTACTTATCAGATAAATTACGTCAGCACTTACTTCATGGTTAA
- a CDS encoding bifunctional metallophosphatase/5'-nucleotidase has translation MKHFKLYYTSDVHGYLWPTDYIQSGLQPQGLINVAANYQKDSNTLVIDGGDMYQGSPLLQYLKKYEDIDAVSDMMNMAGYDYVTLGNHDFNAGYDELKKDLANLNATVLAENVTDENGQTLYPAEIKTLADGTKVGLIGLVTDYINIWEKPEHLAGIKIESPLIKASQTIARLRQSADVVIGIYHGGYERDLDSGKITSMTSENIACQLTAELDLDILLTAHQHGQVPAQLINDTLTLQLPNQAKFYAQIDGELRDGKWLFTASTNSAGTISQPDMFKALQPLNDKVEAWLDQPIANLTSSVAVEEPLILAQYGNDILRWVAAVQMAATGAQITLQGLNNNPSSLPKQLTLRSILQNYPFDNTLVTKRISGADLRVGLEHTANYFVMEGQKLAVNPDWLKPKVEHYNYDLAFGIDYEIDVRRQVGHRITKLQYQGKDIQDTDYFSIAMNNYRAVGGGDYQTYANSEIIYTGDKAIQDMLVAYFEDHDQLPNTPQLLLKVLY, from the coding sequence ATGAAACATTTCAAGTTATATTACACTTCGGATGTACATGGTTACTTATGGCCAACTGACTACATTCAAAGCGGATTACAACCACAAGGGCTCATAAATGTAGCTGCTAACTATCAAAAGGATAGCAACACCCTAGTGATTGATGGCGGTGACATGTATCAAGGATCACCACTATTACAATACCTCAAGAAGTATGAAGACATTGATGCAGTGTCAGATATGATGAACATGGCTGGATATGACTATGTTACGCTTGGTAATCATGATTTCAATGCAGGTTATGACGAACTGAAGAAGGATTTGGCAAATTTAAATGCGACGGTTTTAGCAGAAAATGTTACAGATGAAAACGGTCAAACATTATATCCAGCAGAAATTAAGACATTAGCTGATGGCACAAAAGTTGGTTTAATTGGTTTGGTGACTGATTATATTAATATTTGGGAGAAACCTGAACATCTCGCAGGAATTAAAATTGAATCACCTTTGATCAAAGCGAGTCAAACTATTGCACGCCTGCGTCAATCAGCCGATGTTGTGATCGGCATTTATCACGGGGGATATGAGCGTGACTTGGATTCAGGCAAGATAACCAGTATGACATCTGAGAATATTGCTTGCCAACTCACCGCAGAACTAGATTTGGATATCTTATTGACTGCACATCAGCATGGTCAAGTACCAGCCCAGTTAATCAATGACACATTAACGCTACAATTGCCAAATCAAGCTAAATTTTATGCGCAAATTGATGGCGAGTTAAGAGACGGAAAATGGTTATTCACCGCATCGACAAATTCTGCCGGTACGATTAGCCAGCCTGACATGTTTAAAGCCTTACAACCACTTAACGATAAAGTTGAAGCATGGTTGGATCAGCCGATTGCAAATTTGACATCATCTGTTGCAGTTGAAGAACCGTTAATTTTGGCACAATATGGTAATGATATTTTGCGCTGGGTAGCGGCGGTACAAATGGCTGCCACTGGTGCGCAAATTACATTGCAAGGCTTAAATAATAATCCGTCAAGTTTACCAAAGCAGTTGACACTCAGATCGATTCTGCAAAATTACCCATTTGATAATACGTTAGTCACAAAACGTATTTCTGGTGCTGATTTACGCGTTGGATTGGAGCATACAGCAAATTATTTTGTTATGGAAGGTCAGAAATTAGCTGTTAATCCTGATTGGTTGAAACCAAAAGTGGAACATTATAATTATGACTTAGCGTTTGGTATTGATTATGAAATTGATGTCCGTAGGCAAGTCGGACACCGTATTACAAAATTACAGTATCAGGGGAAAGATATTCAAGATACTGATTACTTTAGCATTGCGATGAATAATTATCGTGCTGTCGGTGGCGGTGATTACCAAACTTATGCGAATTCAGAGATAATTTATACTGGTGATAAGGCTATTCAAGATATGTTAGTTGCTTATTTTGAAGATCACG
- a CDS encoding phosphate/phosphite/phosphonate ABC transporter substrate-binding protein, whose product MKQTAKQIIRLSMVFAVALIASATLGVQSASAATKTIKELKIYFVPSKQPDQIVTATKPLKGLLKAQLKKQGYNVKNVDIKVGTSYEAAGEALTSGTADVGFIPGGTYVMYEDGVQVLLTATRAGLNKDFTSAAKWNDGKATEPTQKQAATYRSLFIAGPSAKGQELAKKINSGKKLTWEDLNSAKWGLSSTTSSAGYIYPSLWLNKNYKKTVTDLSNTVQVDSYGSGMARLASGQIDILPVYADARRDFADAWTKDYKQSKSIWDETNVIGVSQPIYNDTISVSKKSKIMTKDFKSALSKSFIKLAKTKEGKKVIAIYSHEGYVKAKSSNYDGERAAQKVLKESTK is encoded by the coding sequence ATGAAACAGACCGCTAAACAGATCATCCGTTTAAGTATGGTTTTTGCTGTTGCATTGATTGCTTCCGCAACATTGGGCGTGCAGAGCGCAAGTGCAGCAACTAAGACAATCAAGGAATTGAAAATTTATTTTGTTCCTTCAAAGCAACCTGACCAAATTGTAACAGCAACTAAGCCATTGAAAGGCTTGTTGAAAGCACAATTAAAAAAACAGGGTTACAATGTTAAAAATGTTGATATTAAAGTAGGTACAAGTTATGAAGCTGCTGGAGAAGCGCTAACGTCAGGAACTGCTGATGTTGGTTTCATTCCGGGTGGTACCTATGTGATGTATGAAGACGGTGTTCAAGTTTTGTTGACAGCAACGCGTGCTGGTTTAAATAAAGACTTCACTTCTGCTGCAAAGTGGAACGACGGTAAGGCAACTGAACCTACCCAAAAGCAAGCGGCGACATACCGTTCACTGTTTATCGCTGGTCCTTCTGCCAAAGGACAAGAATTGGCTAAGAAAATCAATTCAGGCAAGAAGTTGACATGGGAAGATTTGAACTCTGCTAAGTGGGGATTGTCATCAACCACTTCTTCAGCCGGTTATATTTATCCATCATTGTGGTTGAACAAAAACTACAAGAAGACGGTAACTGATTTGTCGAATACTGTGCAAGTTGATTCATACGGTTCAGGTATGGCACGTCTAGCTTCTGGACAAATTGATATTTTGCCAGTTTATGCAGATGCGCGTCGTGATTTTGCGGATGCATGGACCAAAGATTATAAGCAATCAAAGTCAATTTGGGATGAAACAAATGTTATTGGTGTTTCACAACCAATTTACAACGACACAATTTCAGTTTCAAAGAAGTCAAAGATTATGACTAAGGATTTTAAGTCAGCTTTGTCAAAGTCATTTATTAAATTGGCTAAGACTAAAGAAGGTAAAAAAGTGATTGCAATCTATTCACACGAAGGTTATGTTAAAGCAAAGTCATCTAACTATGACGGTGAACGTGCAGCACAAAAAGTGTTGAAAGAGTCAACTAAGTAA